The genomic window TGCCCAGACTAGACGCTGTTTCATTATTCCCCAGCTGCAACTTTTCCCGCACGTCAGTCAATGTCGGTCTGAGCTTATTTAATGCCAACTCGATATTGGCAATTTCACGACTGGCCTTATCATCGGCGGTTAATTCAAAATCAAATGCATTACCTGCCATCGTGTCCTCTCCGTGAAGTTATCCGTTGTGCCTGATTTGCCCACCAAAGCAACCCGCTTTTGGCTAATTGCCAGGCCGCCTGGGGTTCCCAGCGATAAAACCAGGTCAGTTCGGCGGCTAACTGCTGCCAGTCGAGGAGCTCCTGAAAGACAAAAAATCCATCAGATAATCCCGGCAAATATTAAAATCGGTGATCGCCATCTTTTTAATTTCGCTTTCCGCCACGCCACTGACTAGACTTATCAATAAGCGCATTGCGGGTAGTGAACTGTTTGAGCGGTTTTGTACTTCATAAAACTGTTCAACCTGAATCAAGACCGGCTCTTTTAGCGTCAGTTGTTCATAACGAATTTTGCCATCATTCGATTCAATGGCTGTCCCCAAGGTAATTATTTTTACTTTCTCCAGCATGATTA from Arsenophonus sp. aPb includes these protein-coding regions:
- a CDS encoding phage tail assembly protein, producing MLEKVKIITLGTAIESNDGKIRYEQLTLKEPVLIQVEQFYEVQNRSNSSLPAMRLLISLVSGVAESEIKKMAITDFNICRDYLMDFLSFRSSSTGSS